Proteins from a genomic interval of Hyalangium ruber:
- a CDS encoding response regulator, producing the protein MTNSSAGGDKPLVLVVDDYQDAREMYAEYLEFSGFRVAEATNGAEAIDKAFELRPDIILMDLSLPIIDGWEATRRLKGDERTKAIPVVALTGHALNDQPGGAKGMGYDSFVIKPCLPDALVEEVKRVLAAQKATGTQ; encoded by the coding sequence ATGACGAACTCTTCAGCGGGAGGCGACAAGCCGCTCGTGCTGGTGGTCGACGACTACCAGGACGCGAGAGAGATGTATGCGGAGTACCTGGAGTTCTCCGGCTTCCGGGTGGCGGAGGCGACGAACGGCGCCGAGGCGATCGACAAGGCCTTCGAGCTGCGGCCGGACATCATCCTGATGGACCTGTCGCTGCCCATCATCGACGGGTGGGAGGCCACGCGCCGGCTCAAGGGTGACGAGCGCACGAAGGCCATCCCCGTAGTGGCGCTCACCGGACACGCGCTGAATGATCAGCCCGGCGGGGCAAAGGGCATGGGCTACGACTCCTTCGTCATCAAGCCCTGTCTGCCGGATGCGCTGGTGGAGGAGGTCAAGCGGGTGCTGGCGGCACAAAAGGCCACCGGGACGCAGTGA